TAGATGTCTTTCCTCCTTCATCGCATATTATGTATAACTAGCAATATGGTGGGTGTCTTGCACGACGCAGGAACTGCTCATTTTTCCAAAACACAGATTTTCACCTCCAGCTTTTTTGGGGTTCGAGCTGTTCGTTGATGTGTGTTCATTTATTCATATGTGTTTAATGTTGGTTGTTGGTTGGTATGAATACAATGAGACAGTTCTCCATTCTTATTATAATCAGGATTGGAACAAACGCTCATTGTTAGAACTATCCCCTTTGTGCGGGAAACATCACAGATGATATAGGTTTTTTGGTTAAAACAGCTTTTGAgtacaaaatgaaatacatttacattattggAAGAGCTTTTTCCTAAAGAACATACTTCTATCTGGTATCATTTCATGTATATGGTTAACACATGTCCAAGAATGTTGTAATATTGCTAAATTTAAACATATCTTCATTTGatctttattataaaacaaatattggacccctcttttagaaaagatatttaaatatgaTGAGTTTTTCTTCTCTATTTTCGGCAACAGAGAAATGTCCCCTTGTCCATGTTTTCTTAAAAACAGTCTCTCATACAAATAACTCTCCATTTATGTCGCCCAACATGATAATGTATTAAAAGTCTGAACTTCAACGCAGGGCTGTGGGCAAGAACAAACAGTAAGTTGTAAAAGACCCCAATTGACTGGTGTGAAACagttcaaacaggaaaaccaatgatctaatatatatacaaaggtGGATATCCATATgaaccacattaacaaacgacaacttaTACATGGAAAACTCCTGCGTCTTTATATAGGTTTATAGACATACACCTGGTATGGATAGTTTTGTTCTGCCGTCAAACAATATTGCAGTTCAAAGTTACACTTCTTTTGTTTACTTTACGCTAGTCTTACAACTAAATTAGGCATGATTTTGCAGGGGAATGTTAGTTTAGGGACAGACAACCAATAATAATATGCTGGGatttctgtttacaaaagtaaatGGCCGGGATCTAGACACGATTTCTTTTTCGGATGTaggaatagttatcaaaggtaccaggattataatttagtacgccagacgcgcgtttcgtctacataagactcatcagtgacgctcatataaaaaaagttatgacctaaacaaatacaaagttgaagagcattgaggatccaaaattcaaaaagttgtgccaaatatgacTAAGGTAATAtgtgccttggataagaaaatcctttttttttcgataaattaaaagtttggtaaacaggatatttataaaaatgaccacataattgatattcatgtcaacaccgaagtgctgactactgggctggtgataactTCGAggacgaaacatccaccagcagcagcatcgaccaagtggtgtaaataattatcaaaggtaccaggattataattgcgTATGCCAGACGCGGGAAGCGGGAATCGGtaacataataaaaacattcgttttagaaaaaatatgtaaaggcgggtccgtcgaacaaatTGGTGTAGcctaatgatattttttttatgaagatgCCTATATTCTGAGTACGACCAGCTTAATCCTGATTATTTAAAATAGCCCCTGTCATCACCACAAACAAGAACCGCTCAATGgattgttacatgtattttatggaTAATGATTTTGTATGTGTGTGTGCTTTAACGCAACTTTAAAGCACCGCATTTAGTCAATTTCGTGGcggacatattttttatttgtggagGAAGCCGGATAAAATAGTGCAATGACATATGttttaaaagtgtatttctatttttcagCCCCGATTTTTCACGTCAATCAAATCcttgtttgttttcaattcttGTTGATTTATGGTGTCATTTCCTTCATCATCTCTCCGTGAGGAGTCAAAATCTGCCTTCTAAAGTCAAACAATGTATATACCTGATATAATCTGTAACTCATGAAATTTACcctattttatttcagattcaTTATATGATAGCAATGGCGCCAACAGGGACAGTAAATCTTCACCCGAAAAGAATACACTaggtaaaatatacattttacatatttttgtcatatttgatatcacataaacaTAATGAACTAACTGGTTTCAGTTTGCTTTGGGTTTGTTTCTAAAAAAGATACATGGTACACGAAAACAATTATCATTTGATAATTAACGGGTTATGCTTCTgtttgaaattttgagtttgagtTATATAAAATGTTGATGTCTTTAACTGAATGTAAATCATCAAAACTATCTCTTTTGTATCACTAAATATCACCCTGTAGACGGGGCTTTACCAAAAACCAAATTAATGTTAAATATGGTTTTGAAAGATGATTTTCTCTCTTTTAGATCACAAAGGCAAACTATTTTATACAATGTTCCCAATACAACATACAGACACGAACAACTTTAATGTGCAGTTCATAATCACAGCAGACACGCCCACTGATGTTGCTATCATCTCAAAATATGCAGAAATTAATAGAACTGTAGTCATTAACACGGGTGTTGCATACATTGAAATTCCAAGCTTAGTAATGAATTCAGAAACGGGTAGAACATTTACAACCGTTATGATATCGGCTGATCAACTGATTACTACCCTCCAATAAATTAGGAACAGAATACTCACTTACAACATATGCAACCAACCAACAATACTGTGGTATAATGGCTTCAGCTACAAACACTACAATTTATATAGAGTCTGCGTCAGTCAGTGGTATATCAGTTGGAAGTGCAACTATAAAACCTGGACAGACGTTTAAATTGGTTCTTGATTATTTGGAAGGCTTTAACATCAATACAAATGCCAAATTGACTGGAACAAAAATTTCTGCAAACAAACAGATTGTCGTTGTATCAGGAAATAAccatgtttattttaaagaagACCGCAGATGTGAAGAATTTTGTGACTATGTCTCGGATTCAGTCTACGAAAGTCTGATTTCTGCTGATAAATGGAGTCACAATTTTATCATACCGCTATTTCATTCGGCGTCCAGTATCAGAATCAGAATCGtaagccaaaataaaaataccacCACAAACATAAAGGCTGTTTCATCAGGTTCAATGACTCTTCATGGAGATAACATAGAGGTAGATTTATCTGCCAAGTCCTATTACGTATCTGCATCCCATCCGATCCTTCTGtctatgtatataatatttaaaaatacaggtATGGCCATGTCGATTGTTCCGGGAATAGATCATTTTTCAAAAGAGTATGTGATTGCACCACCTAAGTTTCTGTCATACACAAATTACATATCGATCATAATAAGATCATCAGACGTCGACGGACTTCGATTTGTTGGTAACCTTTTAACTGTAGAATCTACTGTAATAATGGCACGTAACGAAAGTTATAccattgttattaaaaaaatggctGGTCTTTCAGTTTACAAAATACGTCATGTGTCAACGGCTGCATTATATGGAGTTATTGTTTATGGATTCTATGGAAGGACAGCTTATGGATATCCAGCAGGATTCagattataaacatgataaagtatcGTCTGGCTCTTAAGTGTGTTGCATAGGTAACGAAAGACGTCATTAAAAGTATTTAGATGGaacatgaattttattttatatcatacaaCATTATTCACTGTAGTATTTTATtcgaatttatttatttatttttctcgttAAAAGACCTACGAGCACAATACAGTAATGTTGTTATAGTTTTTGTTAATTCTTAATCGGATATCTAGATGGAAATTGTATGTGCGTAGACATAAAGTAATAATTggataaaggcaatagtagtataccgctgttcaaaactcataaatccatgaacaaaaaa
The nucleotide sequence above comes from Mytilus trossulus isolate FHL-02 chromosome 5, PNRI_Mtr1.1.1.hap1, whole genome shotgun sequence. Encoded proteins:
- the LOC134717788 gene encoding uncharacterized protein LOC134717788 produces the protein MASATNTTIYIESASVSGISVGSATIKPGQTFKLVLDYLEGFNINTNAKLTGTKISANKQIVVVSGNNHVYFKEDRRCEEFCDYVSDSVYESLISADKWSHNFIIPLFHSASSIRIRIVSQNKNTTTNIKAVSSGSMTLHGDNIEVDLSAKSYYVSASHPILLSMYIIFKNTGMAMSIVPGIDHFSKEYVIAPPKFLSYTNYISIIIRSSDVDGLRFVGNLLTVESTVIMARNESYTIVIKKMAGLSVYKIRHVSTAALYGVIVYGFYGRTAYGYPAGFRL